From the Colius striatus isolate bColStr4 chromosome 6, bColStr4.1.hap1, whole genome shotgun sequence genome, the window TGACATCCCcttctttcttcatttattcGTGCTCTTTTTGTGGCCCTAGCGTTAGGTCTGATTAGCAATTACTGCTCTGATGTGGCAGAACTGGCGCCTCGGTTCCAGCAGCCTCCAAACCCCAGGGAAAACAGCTCACTGTGTTGCTGGCTAATGGTGCATGTCTTACAGCATCACATGCTAGTTCTCCAGTTTAAGTTTCAGGATTCAGGTACCACAAATGATTTGCAATAGAAGAAAGGTACAAAGTAGAAAGTGGCTCTACAGTTAAACCCAACAGCCACCGCCCCAAAATGACATGAAGCGCTGGACTGGTTTCAGTTACAAGGCTGAAGTCAGGAGATAACGGCCCTTTGCAGCACTTCAGGGTTTTGtatgttttgcagattttaattaaaaacccATATTCTGTGTGTTCTTATTCCTTATATGGCCTGGATGTGCAGAATGAGATAATTGAAGGTTTCAAAAGCAATTACAAACTGTCGTATCCTAATTTTCAAGCGCTTGACTTTGCAACCTCAGTGAAATCTCTCTGTCCAATTAAAAATCCTATATATAGGGAGCTAATGTATTTTAGCACAGGATGACTTGAGAATCACTTTTTGGTTTCGGTTGTGTCAGGTGATCAACCAGGGTAAAtgagatgacttttttttcatcttttttgtaATTGAGGAGAAAATGCAGTGCTCTGCTTCAGTCAGTTCTGGATGAAAAACATTAACATTACAAAAGCAATCTATGAATCTTGGTCTGAataacaaccccaggcaatgctacaggcttggagatgtgtggctggaaagctgtccagcagaaaaggacctgggggtgttaattgacagcgagctgaacatgagccagcagtgtgcccaggtggccaaggagaccaatggcatcctggcttgagccagcaggcccagggcagtgattgtctcCTTGTACTCAGCGCTGGTGAGACTGCAACTCGAGTGCTTTGtacagtgttgggcccctcactgccagaggaacactgaggggctggagcatgtccattactggggaaggggctggagcacaagtgtgatagggagcagctgagggagctggcggggttcagcctggagaagaggaggctgaggggagacatgagcactctctgcaactccctgacaggaggctgtgaggaggtgggggttggtctcttctcccaagtaatggaTAACAGGACAAGTGGAAACGACCTAAAGTagctccaggggaggttgagattgcaactttttccctgagagggttgtcagcccctgtgccaggctgcccagggaggtgggggagtccccatccctggagctattgcacagccgtggagctgaggtgctgagggccatgggttagtggtgggctgggcagggtgaggggagggcttggattCCATGggctcaaaggtcttttccaaccaaaattattctatgattgaCATACAAACGTGGCCTTTCTCCCACCTGTGTCGCATTCTGCAgtgttttcacagaaataagTTTGCAAAATCCTGAGAGACGAAAAATAAATCTTGATTTTCATCTTTGATTTATAATTGCTGGAATATGAACCCCATTCTGGGATTACACTTGAGGTCCTATTCATCTAGATTGCTCTAATGGCACTTTTTCCCCAATATTCAATATTTTCCCAGTTTTCAATATTTCACCTATCTTACCCTCTTTCTACATTTCTAtatctctcctttttcctctcccccaAATCTCTCAGGTTTGTGGCTTGTAAATAAGGAATGCAGTGTCAAAAATTCCTGGGTGAAAGTTACATCTGGGATGCATTTGGCCCACAGATTGCATGTAAGCCTTTTGGCACTGCAGTCTTATTCTTTTACTGAAAGCAGAGGCTAGAActcagcctgcacagccccggGGGATTGCAGAGAGGTTGTGTCATGCTGGCTAATCCTGATGATGAGAATGGATTGAATGGAGAGAGGAAGTGGAtgcccttttcttttcctgctcagTATTTACCATGtcaattagttttaaaaaaaaataaatcaaaaccaaaaccaacacaacAAAAGCCCCACAGCCAAAAAACCTCGGTGGAACAGAGGAGCTGTTCTTGCCTTGTGGTACACGATGGGAAGCATTTCTAcatgctgctgtgcctggggagaGGATAGCATACTTAACATACTGCTATCTATGTACCTTGAAAGAATTCTGCTCTACTTTCAACTGAGTAAtcaaaagaggatttttttttcctttttcaaagtGCAACATTCAAAAGGGAACCTCTTATCTATTTGAGAATTCAATACActtttggaaacaaaagagaaTGAAATCAGCAAGCCTAAGTCTCAGAGCATCACTGATTTTAATAATGTAAACTTCTTTCTCTAATGAGTAATAAGCAGTTCCATCTCTCACGGccttttaaaattgcttttagtAAGGGACTGGATTTGTTTTAATCCTTTTCAGTATGTAAAGCCCCAGATATTTCAATCCCTTAGGGGCTCAGTATTTTCTAGCTTCGTTtgaaaaggcagaggaaaacagctttcaaaaatTGACACAATCTGTGACTGATATTATTTTGTAtatatgggggttttttttatccagCAAGTGACCCAAAAGTGTCAGTTAAGAGTAAGATCTCTGGCATCCCACCCTGTGGATTAGTAACAAACATGCATATCATCTAGGTACAGTAGCTCTTTGTACTCTGACCTAGTTGTTTCTGTTCTGGCTTGTTCCTTCTTGAAAGGTTATTTGGAAGAGATGCAGAATTTGCTCGATAAAGGGCTAAAGCGGTATCACCTGCCATGCAAAGGGCTTCTGTTTAAAGTGGACCTCAGCACAACAGCATTGCCAACACCTAAAACTCTCTACTGTCCTGTGCAGTCAGAATGGATGCTTTAAATGCACCTAAGATGGTTTATTCGGGAGGTTGCTTTTCCCAAGGAGTCATTAAAAGAGCCTTGGCTGGGATTGGGCTGGTGTTTGTGGGATCTACTAGCAAATTCAGCTTGATCATAATATTTTTACATGATTAGCAATGAATTGTCCTGTGTATGGCCTCGTGCTCTGTGCATACCTGACTGTTAACTtggctgtgttttctttttccttaggTATTTTCAGAAAGTGCTTCGAGGAGTCTTCCTTGTGTAGGAAAACCCCACAAGAAACACGACGCGCTTTCTTGGCAACTCCTGAGGCCAAGCTGTCAAGATGGCAGAAAATAAGGACAGTAATGTTAAAAACGCAGACGTGAGACCCAAAAGCAGCCGGAGCAGGAGCGCAGACAGAAAGGATGGTTACGTCTGGAGTGGAAAGAAGCTCTCCTGGTCAAAAAAGAGCGAGCACTGTCCTGATGCTGAAACAGCAAGTGCTGCGGGAAGATCAGGGACTAATTTAAAGAGCCAAGAGAGGAAGTACAGCTGCTCGTCTATCGAGCTGGATCTAGACCGTTCGTGCGGTCACAGGTTTTTAGGGCGGTCTCTCAAACAGAAgctgcaggatgctgtgggtcagtgctttCCCATAAAGAACTGTAGCAGTCGGCACGCCTCGGGGCCGCcatcaaaaaggaaaattcatATCAGTGAGTTGATGCTGGATAAGTGTCCTTTCCCTCCGCGCTCGGAGCTGGCTTTTCGCTGGCACTTGATCAAAAGACATACAGCCCCTGTAAATCCAAAAGCAGAAGAGTGGATAATTGCTGATTTATCCCAGCGTGAGGAAACGGAGGGTCAGCTGCGAGACGGCGAGATTGCCAATGGGGAAGCAGATTCCCCCTCCCAGTCCTGCGACTTGACCGACAGCGGTTCCTCCAGGGGTGATTCGAGGTCTGAGTTGGTTACAGGGAAGGTGGTAAGGAGCGGTAGGGATGAGAGCGACATGGACTCCGATGACGAAGTTATAACGCTGTGCACAAGttctagaaaaagaaacaagccCAAATGGGAAACGGATGATGAGCTCCTGCGGATGGAAACGCCGCCGAAATACCACACGCAGATCGATTACGTCCACTGCCTAGTGCCAGACCTCCTCCAGATCAATAACAACCCCTGCTACTGGGGAGTCATGGATAAATACGCAGCTGAGGCATTGCTGGAGGGAAAGCCAGAGGGAACGTTTTTGTTACGAGATTCTGCCCAAGAAGACTATTTGTTTTCCGTGAGCTTCAGGCGCTACAGCCGTTCCCTCCACGCGCGGATAGAGCAGTGGAATCACAACTTCAGCTTTGATGCCCACGATCCTTGTGTCTTCCATTCTCCCGACATCACGGGACTCCTCGAGCACTACAAAGATCCCAGTTCCTGTATGTTCTTTGAACCACTTTTATCCACTCCGTTAAACAggactttccctttttccctgcAACATATATGTCGAACAGTTATCTGCAACTGTACAACTTACGATGGTATCGATGCGCTTCCCATTCCCCCATCGGTGAAGCTGTATCTGAAGGAATATCATTACAAGTCAAAAGTTAGAGTGCTCAGGATTGATGTACCAGAGCAGCAAAgctaggaaatatttttatgaaacaATGAAATAGTCTCTAACAGACAAATAGTGtgttcagtctttttttccttctacttttcctttttttagtaGCAATTTgattttttccctgtttctgcAGATTATTACCACCTAAATTAGCCTCCCTCTAGGGCTTTTTTATCCAAATGTACTTTTGAGTCTTCCCAGCTCTCTTTTTTTAGAAATGATATTCATTGTGGGCTTTTGGTACTGTTGCCAGACTAGAGTTTTTCAGCATTTCAGGTAGGCTTTCTGGTATTTCTATAGATGGATAATCTTTAGATCTTAAAACCCTAAAAATCAGTTTTGAACTCGATCTGTCTTTTATATTGTATTTACTGACATGTTTGAAATAATTCACTGTTAACTCAAGATTGacttctctgtgttttctgcatttgttttaaaatgagtgTGCTCTGGCCTCTGCGTGCATGTGTGTCCGTCACATCTAACAGAGTAAATTCACCAGTCTATTTCTAACACTACTATTCCAAGCAAAATCTAGTTTGAAAGAGGAGATGATCCTTCTATAAATACACCAGGAGAAGAAACACtagggaggggaaaaacaatTCAAGTTAAGGATGGTGCTCAGTACAGGGAACTAATGTGTATGAACTGGTCATGGAAAGATTTTGGTTGGAAGAGGAAAGCTCATCTTTGTCAGAGCAGTGGGGCtctgaaacagcttttcattttgtgtaagagcagtaaaaagcaaactgcacATAAACTGGGATTTGATCAGTGTCTAGAAGGGATAACGAGATAGTTACTTATGATAGATGGGAGCTGGTAGCTCTATTTCAATGTTACTATTTCATTATTCTCtatggcagctgctgcttctgcactgaTAAAACATGGAGCGGGAGGGACAGGAGGAAGGTATTTCCTTAAAAATCTGTATATTAAAGTATCTGATCTCAACCTCGGGTTGATCCTGAGGTGATAATGAATAACTCTCCCACTTTGTTACTggaggattatttttttaataagcctaggcttttttttaaaaaaaaacaagggtGTGGATTTTTCTTGCAAGGTGAAGCATTGGGTTGAATGGCCTCCTGCCAAATTCCATGTACAGGAAAATCGTGCATGGATAATGCTCCTAAAAGCATCACTTAACATTACACGGATAGGCAGATCTGCTGCTGAATTATGGGTGAAATCCCAGGGAGACTCAGCAGATCTGGGTTCAGGCAAGAAACTCTCTTGCTTTCCAGGGTGCCTCGGGGCGCAGCTCCAGGCGGTGCAGGGGTGACCTGCACTGCTGTTGTCTTCACTTCAACGTGCTTGATCTCCTCTCTACAAAACTGGGCCCAGAACTGCTCTGCTTCAAGTATGTGAGATGATGGAACTGTAACTACAACAACCATGCTGTTTCATCTCCTTTGATCACAGGGAGCTTTTGTATCTTcttgaaatgcttttgaaaCCGAGACCCCAAGCCTGCAGCATTACAAATGTGTTTCATTTCATGCACGCAAAAGGTCTTATCACAAATCAGTAATCACTTGCCTTGGAGAGGTTATGTTTATGTGCAGGCTCGGAGTGGCAGAGCACACTGGGATTGTAGACTAAGACTAAGCTATATTTTTACTTGAATCTTTTCATTTCACCTTGTACAGAGTCCTGTGGAATTGTGGACATGAGATCCATCTCACAAGCTTGGGTACTCAGGAATTACCAAGGCAGCTTTGCTATGCAGCTTTACCCGGGAGCTGCTACCCTGCCCTTGCTCCCGCCCGGAGCAGAGAAAACCCTTTCCACTAAACTGCTGTCACTGTGATGATGTAAACAGATTTCCAGGGGCATCTGCTTAGAGGCCAGCCCGTTGATTTTCACTGTGTTTTAAATAGGGTTTGAACCAAACTCTCCGGGGAGAAAACGCCGTAACCCATCAATCTATTGCATTGCACATGAATGAATGCGCTACAGGACAGACTCTcagctgctgtaactcagcgtgGCTTTATTGATACGCTTATAACAGCTTATACCAGCTGAGACTCTCTCTCCTCCATATGCAAATGATAATTGGATGACTGATACCAgaaaaatgacctttttttcctgtaatcttttccttgtgcttcttCCATTCAACTCACTTTGCCTTTTGCATAAACTGGATTTCACCAACAACAGCTTTGTACTAGTAAACCTGTTTTTCCCTTAATCACTgccatttttcaaataaaaagagaCTGAGCAGCAGGGACCATCTTTGCACTGCTCTTTTATGCTGTGCCTGTCATGGTGGAATGATGACCTGTGACTTCCGTGGCCCCAGTACGTACTAATAGTATCTGGTTCAAAATCGGACTTCACAGAGTGATGTCAGAGATATTTGCAGTCTGCTTGATTAAAATCCTCACTCAGAAACTTTAAATTAGGGGGGAAAGctcatatttttaaatcaagatTAGCATTATTTTTATCCTGAGACCACAAAAAATAGATTTCAAGCAAAAGTTGTACTTACTTTGTAAGTTAGTGAAGGCCACCACCTCTTTCCAAACCAGCAAAGATTCTCTCCCTTCAAAATGAAAGAACCTTTTTTTGGGGTATAGTTCCCCAACACACTGtgttttcagtgttgttttgTGTGCAGCCTACATTGTTTTGACGTTTGTTGATGCATCACCCCAAAAATGTCTCGAGGACACCAATTTTAGGACACCTATATAATACAGCAGTTGAGGGAAGAGGGTGCAGTACACAAAAATGCTGCCTTTGGACTGCAGGCCAGTTAATTGCACTCAAGAGGAACCATATGTAGAAAATATCGATGAATGGAGTTGTGTGGAAGTTCAccctatttttttcttgatttatttGTCTAGGTCATTCCTACCTGTATGACAGTGAGTTGCACATATGTGTACAGGCTGTGAGAGaaagatgcattttttaatgagaCTGGGGTGGGTTGGCCCTGGCTGGACACCAAGTGCACACCAcaagtgctctgtcactcccctcctcagctggacaggggagagaaaataccACAAAGGGCTCGAAggcaagataaggacagagagatcactcagcagttactgtCAGAGGCAAAACtgacttgacttggggaaaattaatttattgccaatcaaatcagagtattataatgagaagtaaaaccaagtcttaaaacatcttcctcccacacttcctttcttcccaggcacaactttctctgcctccttccctcagcggtgcagggggacagggaatggcaGTTACAGTCAATTCGTCATAGATGGTCTctgcctctgcttcctcctcaggggaaggactcctcacattcttcccttgctccagcctgggatccctccttcccacaggctgcttCTTCACAGACTGCCCCAGCGGGTCCTTTCCATAGGGTGCAGCCCTTCAggcacagactgctccagtgtgggtcccccatggggtcacaagtcttgccagcaaacctgctccagtgtggacaCCCTACGGGGTCACAGCcaccttcaggcatccacctgctttAGCGTGGGGTTGTCCCCATGCTGCAGATGGGTCTCTGCTCcgctgtggcctccatggctgcaagggcagggcctcaccatgggctgcaccatgggctgcaggggaacc encodes:
- the SOCS4 gene encoding suppressor of cytokine signaling 4 — translated: MAENKDSNVKNADVRPKSSRSRSADRKDGYVWSGKKLSWSKKSEHCPDAETASAAGRSGTNLKSQERKYSCSSIELDLDRSCGHRFLGRSLKQKLQDAVGQCFPIKNCSSRHASGPPSKRKIHISELMLDKCPFPPRSELAFRWHLIKRHTAPVNPKAEEWIIADLSQREETEGQLRDGEIANGEADSPSQSCDLTDSGSSRGDSRSELVTGKVVRSGRDESDMDSDDEVITLCTSSRKRNKPKWETDDELLRMETPPKYHTQIDYVHCLVPDLLQINNNPCYWGVMDKYAAEALLEGKPEGTFLLRDSAQEDYLFSVSFRRYSRSLHARIEQWNHNFSFDAHDPCVFHSPDITGLLEHYKDPSSCMFFEPLLSTPLNRTFPFSLQHICRTVICNCTTYDGIDALPIPPSVKLYLKEYHYKSKVRVLRIDVPEQQS